CCTCTTTTGAATGCTGCAGGACATTCTGGCCGTAACTGGTCCTGTACTTAAGCCTGCCTAAAAGCTTAACCATCTCCGGATGAATCCGGTGAACACCGGTATCAAAGACAGCCTGCCGCCCTGCTTCCTGAACTGCTTCAGCCAGTTCTTTTTTAGTTTTGGCGACAACCTCTTCGATCCGCGCCGGGTGTATCCGGCCGTCAACCACTAACTTCTCCAGAGAAAGCCTGGCGGTTTCGCGGCGGACCGGGTCAAAACCGGAAATAACCACTGCTTCGGGAGTATCATCTATTATGATATCCACTCCGGTGACTGCTTCTAACGCCCTGATATTTCTACCCTCGCGGCCGATAATTCTCCCTTTCATCTCATCGCTGGGCAGGTTGACCACTGAAACCGTTGATTCAACAACCTGGTCAGCTGCATAGCGTTGAATAGCCAGGCTTAAGATCTCTTTGGCCTTTTTATCGGCTGTTTCCCGGGATTCATCTTCGACTCTTTTAATCATCAGCAAGCCTTCTCTTCTCACTTCGCTTTCCATTCTGGAAAGAAGAAGCCTTTTTGCCTCATCAGCGCTAAGGCCTGATATCTTCTGCAGTTTATCTTTCTCTTCATCGATCAGCACACCTAACTCTGCCTTTTTATCTTCAACGGCTTTCTCTTTGGAATATATACCCTTCTCCCTTTGCTGAACCTGATTTTCCTTTTCTTCCAGGATGTCGACCTTGCGGTCTAAGTTTTCCTCTTTTTGGGTAATTCTTTTTTCCAGCGCCAAAATTTCCTGGCGCCTATCTTTGGTCTCCCGTTCAAAATCAATTCTTGCTTTGTAAAGCTGGTCTTTTACCTCTAATTCGGCCTCACGGCGCCTGGCCTCGGACTCTTTTCGGGCTCTTTCCAGCATCTCCCCGGCCACCTTTTCGGCTCTTTTCACTTTTCTTTCGGCCATAAATTTCCTTATCACATAGCCCAGAAGAAAAAGAGCAACCCCTATTC
The sequence above is drawn from the Candidatus Omnitrophota bacterium genome and encodes:
- the rny gene encoding ribonuclease Y; this encodes MTVLVSGLIAFGIGVALFLLGYVIRKFMAERKVKRAEKVAGEMLERARKESEARRREAELEVKDQLYKARIDFERETKDRRQEILALEKRITQKEENLDRKVDILEEKENQVQQREKGIYSKEKAVEDKKAELGVLIDEEKDKLQKISGLSADEAKRLLLSRMESEVRREGLLMIKRVEDESRETADKKAKEILSLAIQRYAADQVVESTVSVVNLPSDEMKGRIIGREGRNIRALEAVTGVDIIIDDTPEAVVISGFDPVRRETARLSLEKLVVDGRIHPARIEEVVAKTKKELAEAVQEAGRQAVFDTGVHRIHPEMVKLLGRLKYRTSYGQNVLQHSKEVSQLMGIIAAELGEDVKIAKRIGLLHDIGKALTHEIEGPHAKLSADLAKRYGESPQVIHAISAHHQDEDAKSLMAVLIQAADAISAARPGARRETLETYVKRLEKLESIANAFKGVEKAYAIQAGREVRVIVQPNKIDDLAAVGLAREITGKVEEQLEYPGQVKVTVIRETRAIDYAK